One Oryza sativa Japonica Group chromosome 8, ASM3414082v1 DNA window includes the following coding sequences:
- the LOC4345311 gene encoding L10-interacting MYB domain-containing protein — MAGGRTYWDKALTKIFLDLCIAEKTKRNHNKKGRTNIGWQNLYRNFREQSGKNYDSKQLQNKFSTFKRQYKLWKSLKNKSGGGWDNNSSTIRCDDDWWEDRIEENRDARQFRGKPLEHEDELTTHFGCMDTEEGTMLCVGGIGKRTPSSGSDDNLTPMSNDNVGLSSAGRVA; from the exons ATGGCTGGTGGTCGCACCTATTGGGACAAAGCCCTCACAAAGATATTCCTCGACTTATGCATTGCTGAGAAGACAAAGCGCAATCACAACAAGAAGGGTCGTACCAACATAGGTTGGCAGAATTTATATCGCAATTTCAGAGAACAATCAGGCAAGAACTATGACAGTAAACAGCTTCAAAACAAATTTAGCACCTTTAAGAGACAATACAAGCTATGGAAGAGCCTAAAGAATAAGAGCGGAGGTGGGTGGGACAACAATTCTAGCACCATAAGGTGCGATGATGATTGGTGGGAAGACCGTATTGAG GAGAATAGGGATGCCAGACAGTTCCGTGGAAAGCCGCTTGAACATGAGGATGAGCTGACTACTCATTTTGGTTGCATGGACACCGAAGAAGGTACAATGTTGTGCGTAGGTGGTATTGGCAAGAGAACACCAAGCAGTGGAAGCGATGACAACCTTACTCCGATGTCTAACGACAATGTCGGCTTGTCTAGTGCTGGCCGTGTGGCTTAA
- the LOC107275816 gene encoding UPF0481 protein At3g47200: MEGEEQQRVKTTSQWVSHVEHLLDAGGNPSEEEARRWRRQSVYRVPAYIKHRTSYGAPQLVSLGPFHHGVPELRPAEEHKERALLHLLRRGGGGGDGRRLRLGSLVASMEEVVVELQDAYQGLGATKWRDDRDGFLKMMVLDGCFLLEVMRAAAEAAQGDGDGEGVGGGYAANDPVFSRHGELYVFPYVRRDMLMIENQLPLLVLQRIVAFVHGGAAPEASDDAINNMVLSFVSMIPDPPAMRGGGGLALHPLDVCHRSLLHGSPPRPCHTGRREEFVPSATELDQAGVRFRPSRTRSLHDISFRHGALRIPRLAVDDTTEHKLFSLMAFEQLHGAGANEVTAYVFFMDNVIKSGDDARLLGASGVVSNGLGSDEAVAEMFNRLASEAELDRRSALHGVHGEVNAYREKRWNQWRASLVRNHAGNPWAIVSLVVAFVLLVLTVLQTVYTVLPYYQEQAAAGEAALREL, encoded by the exons ATGGAAGGCGAGGAGCAGCAGAGGGTGAAGACGACGAGCCAATGGGTGTCCCACGTCGAGCACctgctcgacgccggcggcaacccatcggaggaggaggcgaggcggtggcggaggcagtCGGTGTACCGCGTGCCGGCGTACATCAAGCATCGCACCTCCTACGGCGCACCGCAGCTGGTGTCGCTCGGCCCCTTCCACCACGGCGTCCCCGAGCTCCGGCCGGCCGAGGAGCACAAGGAGAGGGCGCTCCTGCACctgctccgccgcggcggcggcggcggcgatgggcggcggctgcggctgggTAGCCTCGTGGCGTcgatggaggaggtggtggtggagctgcAGGACGCGTACCAGGGGCTGGGCGCCACCAAGTGGAGGGACGACCGCGACGGGTTCTTGAAGATGATGGTCTTGGATGGGTGCTTCCTGCTCGAGGTGATgcgcgcggcggccgaggcggcgcagggcgacggtgacggcgagggCGTGGGCGGAGGCTACGCGGCGAACGACCCCGTGTTCAGCCGCCACGGCGAGCTGTACGTGTTCCCGTACGTCCGCCGCGACATGCTCATGATCGAGAACCAGCTGCCGCTCCTCGTGCTCCAGCGGATCGTCGCCTTcgtccacggcggcgccgcccctgAAGCG AGCGACGACGCGATCAACAACATGGTGCTCAGCTTCGTGTCGATGATCCCTGACCCGCCGGCGatgagaggcggcggcggcctggcgcTCCACCCGCTCGACGTCTGCCACCGGAGCCTGCTCCATGGCTCGCCGCCAAGGCCGTGCCATACGGGGAGGCGAGAGGAGTTCGTGCCGTCGGCGACGGAGCTCGACCAGGCGGGCGTCCGGTTCCGTCCCAGCCGGACGCGCAGCCTCCACGACATCAGCTTCCGCCACGGCGCGCTCCGCATCCCGCGCCTCGCCGTGGACGACACGACGGAGCACAAGCTGTTCAGCCTGATGGCATTCGAGCAGctgcacggcgccggcgccaacgAGGTGACGGCGTACGTGTTCTTCATGGACAACGTGATCAAGTCCGGCGACGACGCGCGGCTGCtgggcgcgagcggcgtggtgTCCAACGGGCTGGGCAGcgacgaggcggtggcggagatgTTCAACCGGCTGGCGAGCGAGGCGGAGCTGGACCGGCGGAGCGCGCTGCACGGCGTGCACGGGGAGGTGAACGCGTACAGGGAGAAGCGGTGGAACCAGTGGCGCGCCAGCCTCGTCCGCAACCACGCCGGCAACCCGTGGGCGATCGTCTCGCTCGTCGTCGCCTTCGTGCTCCTCGTCCTCACCGTCTTGCAGACCGTGTACACCGTGCTGCCCTACTACCAGGAGCAGGCGGCAGCCGGCGAGGCTGCTCTCCGCGAACTCTGA